The Lycium barbarum isolate Lr01 chromosome 12, ASM1917538v2, whole genome shotgun sequence genome includes a region encoding these proteins:
- the LOC132623735 gene encoding LRR receptor-like serine/threonine-protein kinase EFR isoform X1 codes for MERAYSFFLSAVVLQLYFLETCISKNITTDQSALLAFKGSFTLNSSHPLTRNWSSQASACHWIGVTCGSRHRRVRALNISNMGILGTIPPHLGNLSFLVSLDVSRNHLHGVIPREMGNLHKLEKLFMYSNKLSGYIQEELFNISTLRQMGLSSNKLSGSLPSAPDYWRTNLQFLNLAANNIGGVIPSSISNSSNLKELYLHENKLSGQIPNSLGDLRRLEYLNLDYNNLTGVIPEELFNISSLTEMSLVFNNLSGSLPSAPGYRPTKLEHLYLGRNNIGGVIPSSISNSSNLKTLDLDNNKLSGKIPNSLGDLRQLEFLGLFNNNLLSPHLSILTSLVNCRSLTHIVLSGNPLNGVLPDSIGNLSTSLEQIYLTRCEIRGQIPLGIENLSNLIMLSLYGNELTGSVPRTLCNLHNLQRLGLFDNRLSGPLPECLCKLPKLEAVDLSSNQISGLIP; via the exons ATGGAGAGAgcatattctttctttctttcagcAGTAGTCTTGCAACTCTACTTCTTAGAGACATGCATTAGCAAAAACATAACCACAGATCAATCAGCTCTTCTTGCCTTCAAAGGCAGCTTTACTCTAAACTCTTCTCATCCCTTAACCCGAAATTGGTCTTCTCAAGCTTCAGCTTGCCATTGGATTGGAGTCACTTGCGGCTCTCGCCACCGTAGGGTGAGAGCACTAAATATTTCGAACATGGGCATTCTTGGAACCATTCCACCACACTTGGGAAACCTCTCATTTCTTGTTTCTCTCGATGTGAGCAGAAATCATCTACATG GTGTTATACCCAGAGAGATGGGGAATCTTCACAAATTGGAGAAACTATTTATGTATTCTAATAAGTTAAGCGGTTACATACAAGAAGAGCTCTTCAATATCTCAACGCTAAGACAGATGGGACTTTCTTCTAATAAGCTTTCAGGTAGTCTTCCATCTGCTCCAGACTACTGGCGAACAAATCTACAGTTTTTGAATCTTGCTGCAAACAACATAGGTGGAGTCATACCCAGCTCAATTTCCAATTCCTCAAATCTAAAGGAATTATATCTTCACGAAAACAAATTGAGTGGCCAAATTCCGAACTCGTTGGGGGATTTGAGACGACTTGAATATCTGAATTTGGATTACAATAATTTAACAG GTGTTATACCGGAAGAGCTCTTCAATATCTCTTCTCTAACAGAGATGTCACTTGTTTTCAATAACCTTTCAGGTAGTCTTCCATCTGCTCCAGGCTACCGGCCAACAAAACTAGAGCATTTGTATCTTGGTAGAAACAACATTGGTGGAGTTATACCCAGCTCAATCTCCAATTCCTCAAATCTAAAGACATTAGATCTCGATAATAACAAATTGAGTGGCAAAATTCCTAACTCATTGGGGGATTTGAGACAGCTTGAATTTCTGGGTTTGTTCAATAATAACTTATTGTCTCCGCATCTGAGTATCTTAACTTCATTGGTGAACTGCAGATCTTTAACACATATAGTATTATCGGGTAATCCGCTGAATGGTGTTCTTCCAGATTCCATTGGTAATCTCTCCACTTCTCTTGAACAGATTTATTTAACTCGTTGTGAAATTAGGGGCCAGATACCGTTAGGAATTGAGAATTTAAGCAACTTAATCATGTTGTCCCTATACGGCAATGAATTGACTGGATCAGTGCCAAGAACATTATGTAATTTACACAATCTTCAACGTTTAGGGCTTTTTGATAATAGGTTAAGTGGACCCTTGCCGGAGTGCCTTTGCAAATTGCCGAAGTTGGAAGCAGTTGATTTGTCATCTAATCAAATTTCGGGTCTGATACCGTAA
- the LOC132623735 gene encoding probable leucine-rich repeat receptor-like protein kinase At1g35710 isoform X2 encodes MERAYSFFLSAVVLQLYFLETCISKNITTDQSALLAFKGSFTLNSSHPLTRNWSSQASACHWIGVTCGSRHRRVRALNISNMGILGTIPPHLGNLSFLVSLDVSRNHLHGVIPREMGNLHKLEKLFMYSNKLSGYIQEELFNISTLRQMGLSSNKLSGSLPSAPDYWRTNLQFLNLAANNIGGVIPSSISNSSNLKELYLHENKLSGQIPNSLGDLRRLEYLNLDYNNLTGSLPSAPGYRPTKLEHLYLGRNNIGGVIPSSISNSSNLKTLDLDNNKLSGKIPNSLGDLRQLEFLGLFNNNLLSPHLSILTSLVNCRSLTHIVLSGNPLNGVLPDSIGNLSTSLEQIYLTRCEIRGQIPLGIENLSNLIMLSLYGNELTGSVPRTLCNLHNLQRLGLFDNRLSGPLPECLCKLPKLEAVDLSSNQISGLIP; translated from the exons ATGGAGAGAgcatattctttctttctttcagcAGTAGTCTTGCAACTCTACTTCTTAGAGACATGCATTAGCAAAAACATAACCACAGATCAATCAGCTCTTCTTGCCTTCAAAGGCAGCTTTACTCTAAACTCTTCTCATCCCTTAACCCGAAATTGGTCTTCTCAAGCTTCAGCTTGCCATTGGATTGGAGTCACTTGCGGCTCTCGCCACCGTAGGGTGAGAGCACTAAATATTTCGAACATGGGCATTCTTGGAACCATTCCACCACACTTGGGAAACCTCTCATTTCTTGTTTCTCTCGATGTGAGCAGAAATCATCTACATG GTGTTATACCCAGAGAGATGGGGAATCTTCACAAATTGGAGAAACTATTTATGTATTCTAATAAGTTAAGCGGTTACATACAAGAAGAGCTCTTCAATATCTCAACGCTAAGACAGATGGGACTTTCTTCTAATAAGCTTTCAGGTAGTCTTCCATCTGCTCCAGACTACTGGCGAACAAATCTACAGTTTTTGAATCTTGCTGCAAACAACATAGGTGGAGTCATACCCAGCTCAATTTCCAATTCCTCAAATCTAAAGGAATTATATCTTCACGAAAACAAATTGAGTGGCCAAATTCCGAACTCGTTGGGGGATTTGAGACGACTTGAATATCTGAATTTGGATTACAATAATTTAACAG GTAGTCTTCCATCTGCTCCAGGCTACCGGCCAACAAAACTAGAGCATTTGTATCTTGGTAGAAACAACATTGGTGGAGTTATACCCAGCTCAATCTCCAATTCCTCAAATCTAAAGACATTAGATCTCGATAATAACAAATTGAGTGGCAAAATTCCTAACTCATTGGGGGATTTGAGACAGCTTGAATTTCTGGGTTTGTTCAATAATAACTTATTGTCTCCGCATCTGAGTATCTTAACTTCATTGGTGAACTGCAGATCTTTAACACATATAGTATTATCGGGTAATCCGCTGAATGGTGTTCTTCCAGATTCCATTGGTAATCTCTCCACTTCTCTTGAACAGATTTATTTAACTCGTTGTGAAATTAGGGGCCAGATACCGTTAGGAATTGAGAATTTAAGCAACTTAATCATGTTGTCCCTATACGGCAATGAATTGACTGGATCAGTGCCAAGAACATTATGTAATTTACACAATCTTCAACGTTTAGGGCTTTTTGATAATAGGTTAAGTGGACCCTTGCCGGAGTGCCTTTGCAAATTGCCGAAGTTGGAAGCAGTTGATTTGTCATCTAATCAAATTTCGGGTCTGATACCGTAA